The following nucleotide sequence is from uncultured Roseateles sp..
GCCGTGATGTGGCCGCGCCGGTAGCTGATCAGCCCCGCCTCCTGCAGGCGGCCGGCGGCCTCGGTCACGCCCTCGCGGCGCACGCCCAGCATATTGGCGATCAGCTCCTGCGTCATCACCAGCTCGTTGGTCGGCAGGCGGTCCAGGCTCAGCAGCAGCCAGCGGCACAGCTGCTGGTCCAGCGAATGGTGGCGGTTGCACACCGCGGTCTGCGACATCTGGGTGATCAGCGCCTGGGTGTAGCGCAGCAGCAGATGCAGCACCGGACCGGCACGATTGAACTCCTGCAGCATCAGATGGGACCTGAGCCGGAAGCCCTGGCCCGCGCTCTGCACCACGGCGCGACTGGGCGTCGACTCGCCGCCCATGAACAGCGACACGCCGACCAGGCCTTCGTGGCCGACCACGGCGATCTCGGCCGAGGCACCGTCTTCCATCACATACAGCAGCGACACGATGGCCGTGGTCGGAAAATAGACATGGCTCAGGTGGCCGCCGGACTCGTACAGCACCTGGCCCAGCGGCATGTCCACCGCTTCCAGCTGCGGCAGCCAGCGCGCCCACTCCTGCGGCGGCAGCGCGGCCAGCAGCTGGTTGCGTCGGGGGTCCGGAACATTCACCAGGGTGAGCCTCCGTGGACGCGCGGCGGAAGATGCGTCGCCGCTGTTGTCATTGACCAAGGCCATGGATTACCTCACTGGGTGGGCTGGCGCACAGACGCCGGATCCCCACCGGACGCAATATCCCGGCAGCGGTATCTGTTCCTACCCTAACACTTGCGGCCAGACGCCGACCTCAGCGGCACGGAGTTGATGCGGTAGGACAGCGCCCACAAACAGATGCGGCACGAGCCGATTTCGGCCGAACCGCACCCCGCTTAGTCTTGATGCCACGGGCTGCCAAGGTGGCTCGCTTACCCTCAAGCAACCAAAGGAACGACC
It contains:
- a CDS encoding Crp/Fnr family transcriptional regulator — encoded protein: MVNVPDPRRNQLLAALPPQEWARWLPQLEAVDMPLGQVLYESGGHLSHVYFPTTAIVSLLYVMEDGASAEIAVVGHEGLVGVSLFMGGESTPSRAVVQSAGQGFRLRSHLMLQEFNRAGPVLHLLLRYTQALITQMSQTAVCNRHHSLDQQLCRWLLLSLDRLPTNELVMTQELIANMLGVRREGVTEAAGRLQEAGLISYRRGHITALDRQGLERRACECYAVVKTEYDRLLPATVAT